Proteins from a genomic interval of Spea bombifrons isolate aSpeBom1 chromosome 4, aSpeBom1.2.pri, whole genome shotgun sequence:
- the HIGD2A gene encoding HIG1 domain family member 2A, mitochondrial yields the protein MAQPDPPMIEGFTPSPHTTREGFKNKFIRKVKENPFVPIGCIATTGALTYGLISFKQGKTRQSQLMMRARILAQGFTVAAIMVGVLMTALKPRGAPR from the exons ATGGCCCAACCGGACCCCCCAATGATTGAGGGATTTACTCCCAGCCCGCATACGACGAGAGAGGGCTTTAAGAACAAGTTTATACGGAAGGTCAAAGAGAACCCGTTTGTACCTATTG GTTGCATTGCTACCACCGGAGCGCTGACCTACGGCCTGATATCCTTCAAGCAGGGGAAAACCCGTCAGTCCCAACTAATGATGCGCGCCCGTATATTGGCGCAGGGTTTCACAGTTGCTGCCATTATGGTTGGAGTTCTTATGACCGCTTTGAAGCCTCGTGGTGCCCCCCGTTAA